A portion of the Brevundimonas pondensis genome contains these proteins:
- a CDS encoding glycine C-acetyltransferase: protein MTQNTNSVFYDRISAELADIDAQGLTKPERVIASRQGPVISVNGRDVLNFCANNYLGLAGDERVTQAGIKAMEKWGAGTASVRFICGTLEIHKELERAIADYLGFEDTILFAAAFDANGGIFEPLFTEADAIVSDSLNHASIIDGVRLCKAKRYRFATSDMADLEAQLKQARADGAREIIIATDGAFSMDGYIAKLKDIRALADQYGALIMVDDCHATGFLGEKGRGSYAWNEVEVDFVTGTFGKALGGAMGGFICAKADVVALLKQRARPYLFSNALAPAVCGSSLEAIRIAAGEEGDALRAQLFANAARFRSAMTAAGFTLQPGEHPIIPVMLGDAKLAQDMAARMLELGVYVIGFSFPVVPRGQARIRTQMSAAHTFEQIDAAVAAFTTAGKELGVI from the coding sequence ATGACCCAGAATACGAATTCGGTCTTCTACGACCGCATCTCCGCCGAACTGGCCGACATCGACGCCCAGGGGCTGACCAAGCCCGAGCGCGTCATCGCCTCGCGTCAGGGGCCGGTGATTTCGGTGAACGGCCGCGACGTCCTGAACTTCTGCGCCAACAACTACCTTGGCCTCGCCGGTGACGAGCGCGTCACCCAGGCGGGCATCAAGGCGATGGAGAAGTGGGGCGCGGGCACGGCCTCGGTCCGCTTCATCTGCGGCACGCTGGAGATCCACAAGGAGCTGGAACGCGCCATCGCCGACTACCTCGGCTTTGAAGACACCATCTTGTTCGCCGCCGCCTTCGACGCCAATGGCGGCATCTTCGAGCCCCTGTTCACCGAGGCCGACGCCATCGTCTCGGACAGCCTGAACCACGCTTCGATCATCGACGGCGTGCGTCTGTGCAAGGCCAAGCGCTACCGCTTCGCCACTTCGGACATGGCCGATCTGGAGGCCCAACTGAAGCAGGCCCGGGCCGACGGCGCGCGCGAGATCATCATCGCCACCGACGGCGCCTTCTCGATGGACGGCTACATCGCCAAACTGAAGGACATCCGCGCTCTGGCCGACCAGTACGGCGCCCTGATCATGGTCGACGACTGCCACGCTACCGGCTTCCTGGGCGAGAAGGGGCGCGGCTCCTACGCCTGGAACGAGGTCGAGGTGGACTTCGTCACCGGCACCTTCGGCAAGGCCCTGGGCGGCGCCATGGGCGGCTTCATCTGCGCCAAGGCTGATGTCGTGGCCCTGCTGAAGCAGCGCGCGCGGCCTTACCTTTTCTCCAACGCCCTGGCGCCCGCCGTGTGCGGTTCGTCGCTGGAGGCCATCCGCATCGCCGCGGGCGAGGAGGGCGACGCCCTGCGCGCCCAGCTGTTCGCCAACGCCGCGCGCTTCCGCTCGGCCATGACGGCGGCGGGTTTCACCCTGCAGCCGGGCGAGCACCCCATTATCCCCGTCATGCTGGGCGACGCCAAGCTGGCGCAGGACATGGCGGCGCGGATGCTGGAACTGGGCGTCTATGTCATCGGCTTCTCGTTCCCGGTGGTGCCGCGCGGTCAGGCTCGCATCCGCACCCAGATGTCGGCGGCGCACACCTTTGAACAGATCGACGCTGCCGTGGCGGCGTTCACGACCGCCGGTAAAGAACTGGGAGTGATTTGA